Proteins encoded together in one Gemmatimonadota bacterium window:
- a CDS encoding CaiB/BaiF CoA-transferase family protein produces MKNGHAPLARFTVLDLTRVRAGPTAVRQLADWGANIIKIEPPENIDEAKTMGGPRHGPDFQNLHRNKRGMTLNLKADVGREAFFRMVKRADVVVENFRPDVKNRLDIGYERCKRENPGIVYASISGFGQEGPYRLRPGFDQIAQGMGGLMWITGLPGQGPVRVGVPIADLASGLYTAIGILTALLQREETGEGQWVHTSLLEAQIAMLDFQAARWLIANEVPEQAGNNHPTSIPTGVFQTRDGYINIACSGELMWQRLCDVLGAGDLYRDERFSNGGVRLTNRDVLNESLQAYFVGRDSAYWIDALNEAGVPCGPIYKMDEMWSDPQVMHLKMSRSVTNRVMGDYDVVRNATNLSNAPDLPYRASPERGEHTDEILREFGFSEGEIAAMKEENVV; encoded by the coding sequence ATGAAAAATGGACATGCCCCTCTCGCCCGTTTTACTGTGCTCGATTTGACCCGTGTGCGTGCGGGTCCCACAGCGGTGCGTCAGCTCGCGGATTGGGGTGCGAATATTATTAAGATTGAACCGCCTGAAAATATTGACGAGGCAAAGACTATGGGGGGACCGCGTCACGGGCCGGATTTTCAGAATTTGCACAGGAATAAACGCGGGATGACTTTGAATCTCAAAGCCGATGTGGGTCGCGAGGCGTTTTTCCGCATGGTTAAGCGCGCGGATGTGGTTGTGGAGAATTTTAGGCCCGATGTTAAAAATCGCCTCGATATTGGGTATGAGAGGTGTAAGAGAGAGAATCCGGGTATTGTGTACGCGAGTATTTCGGGGTTTGGGCAGGAGGGACCATATAGATTGCGGCCGGGTTTTGATCAGATTGCACAGGGTATGGGAGGGTTGATGTGGATTACGGGTTTGCCGGGGCAGGGTCCGGTGCGCGTTGGGGTGCCGATTGCAGATCTCGCTTCTGGTTTGTACACCGCTATTGGTATTCTCACTGCTTTGCTTCAGCGCGAGGAGACCGGGGAGGGTCAGTGGGTGCATACGTCATTGCTGGAAGCACAAATTGCGATGCTGGATTTTCAGGCGGCGCGCTGGCTGATTGCAAATGAGGTGCCCGAGCAGGCGGGTAATAATCATCCTACGAGTATTCCGACGGGTGTGTTTCAAACCCGCGATGGGTATATCAATATTGCCTGTAGTGGGGAGCTTATGTGGCAGCGTTTGTGCGATGTGCTGGGTGCTGGGGATTTGTACAGGGATGAGAGGTTTTCCAATGGCGGCGTGCGGTTGACCAATCGGGATGTGCTGAATGAGAGTTTGCAAGCGTATTTTGTAGGGCGAGATAGTGCTTATTGGATTGATGCGCTGAATGAAGCGGGTGTGCCGTGTGGTCCGATTTATAAGATGGATGAGATGTGGTCCGATCCGCAGGTTATGCACTTGAAGATGTCGCGTTCGGTGACTAACCGCGTTATGGGGGATTACGATGTGGTGAGGAATGCGACTAATTTGAGCAATGCGCCAGATCTGCCCTACAGGGCGTCGCCCGAGCGGGGTGAGCATACGGATGAGATTTTGCGCGAGTTTGGGTTTTCGGAAGGTGAAATTGCGGCTATGAAAGAGGAGAATGTCGTTTGA
- a CDS encoding enoyl-CoA hydratase, whose amino-acid sequence MTDKIIVQKDGGVGYIRLNQPEKHNAISYEMWQGMARAIDDFESDDAVRVIVLSGEGGRAFSAGADISQFEAQRGTADAVEVYNATMGRAYDKLAHVLKPTIAKIAGYCIGGGLATALCCDLRIASDDSSFAIPAAKLGLGYGYGALKPLVGLVGPANACEILFTARRFNASEAYHMGLINRVLSRDALDAYVDDYAETIAGNAPLTISATKQIIAEIGKDADQRDLDLCQRVIDACFASEDYKEGRVAFMEKRKPDFQGR is encoded by the coding sequence ATGACAGATAAAATTATTGTGCAGAAAGATGGCGGTGTTGGATATATTCGCCTGAATCAGCCGGAGAAACACAATGCCATTTCTTATGAGATGTGGCAGGGTATGGCGCGGGCGATTGACGATTTTGAGTCGGACGATGCGGTTCGCGTTATTGTGCTTTCGGGGGAGGGCGGCAGGGCGTTTTCTGCGGGGGCAGATATTTCGCAGTTTGAAGCGCAACGCGGGACGGCAGATGCGGTGGAGGTGTATAACGCGACTATGGGGCGCGCTTATGATAAGCTCGCGCATGTGCTCAAGCCCACGATTGCAAAAATTGCGGGGTATTGTATTGGTGGTGGGCTTGCGACTGCGCTGTGTTGCGATTTGCGGATTGCGTCCGATGATTCGTCTTTTGCCATTCCCGCTGCGAAGCTGGGCCTGGGGTATGGGTACGGTGCGCTCAAACCGCTTGTGGGGCTGGTGGGTCCTGCCAATGCGTGCGAGATTTTGTTTACGGCGCGTCGGTTTAATGCTTCTGAGGCGTATCACATGGGTCTGATTAACCGGGTTTTGTCGCGGGATGCGTTAGATGCTTATGTGGATGATTATGCCGAGACTATTGCGGGCAATGCACCGCTTACGATTAGCGCAACCAAGCAGATTATTGCAGAGATTGGCAAAGATGCAGATCAGCGCGATCTCGATTTGTGCCAGCGGGTTATCGATGCGTGTTTTGCGAGCGAGGATTACAAAGAGGGCCGCGTAGCATTTATGGAGAAGCGCAAGCCAGATTTTCAGGGGCGATAG
- a CDS encoding metallophosphoesterase has protein sequence MPSHFVFVTDSHHHAAAEKDFGAPKMLTRSHEIHRAMVPAINACKADFIVHGGDVVCGGGAFEMPFDIYLQTIDEAKNAFNSLQAPTYYVPGNHDCDAQEGSFEAFARQFPIPETLDIVEAAPRLRLALANVYPISPLEDSLGTWTEAHDRILREAAAKAYDDHCALILFIHPWVFPQYEAQSGIVTNAEQIMEAVKNLPAVIAIFTGHRHINRIRTYRDFLIVDTACLIGFPLGFREIWLTEDGYFKTRFRTLDLPDLMQASFDRSPVQTNQMWQGEIHDRDTEILIPRLKALWE, from the coding sequence ATGCCTTCACACTTTGTATTCGTCACAGACAGCCATCACCACGCCGCTGCCGAAAAAGACTTCGGCGCGCCCAAAATGCTGACACGCAGCCATGAAATACACCGTGCAATGGTACCCGCCATCAACGCCTGCAAAGCGGACTTCATCGTACACGGCGGCGACGTGGTCTGCGGCGGTGGGGCATTTGAAATGCCCTTTGATATCTACTTGCAAACCATAGACGAAGCCAAAAACGCGTTTAACAGCCTCCAAGCACCCACATACTACGTCCCGGGCAACCACGATTGCGATGCCCAGGAAGGGAGCTTTGAAGCTTTTGCCAGACAATTTCCAATCCCCGAAACCCTGGACATCGTCGAAGCCGCGCCGCGCCTGCGCCTGGCACTCGCCAACGTATATCCCATCAGTCCACTGGAAGACAGTTTGGGCACCTGGACAGAAGCACACGACCGCATCTTGCGCGAAGCCGCTGCAAAAGCTTATGACGACCATTGCGCCCTCATCCTGTTCATTCACCCCTGGGTCTTCCCCCAATACGAAGCACAGAGCGGCATTGTCACCAACGCCGAACAAATCATGGAAGCCGTAAAAAACCTGCCCGCTGTCATAGCCATCTTCACCGGACACAGACACATCAACCGCATCCGCACATATCGCGACTTCCTCATCGTTGACACCGCCTGCCTGATTGGTTTCCCACTGGGCTTCCGCGAAATCTGGCTCACAGAAGACGGCTATTTCAAAACGCGCTTCCGCACACTGGACCTGCCCGACCTGATGCAGGCTTCCTTTGATCGCTCGCCCGTACAAACAAATCAGATGTGGCAAGGAGAAATCCACGACCGCGACACAGAAATTTTGATCCCGCGACTAAAAGCACTCTGGGAATAA
- a CDS encoding SUMF1/EgtB/PvdO family nonheme iron enzyme, with the protein MKTITRTTLYLIILSTFLPGCKDKPTAPPEEPEAPPHVVSQTQTGIQITTHVGTTHTLILIPEGPFEMGANNGIRNEGPEHTVHLKAYYIDHTEVSNAQWNPYAIAERQLPNFDPPEHPVVNINWFQAGEYCAWLGGRLPTEAEWEKAARGTDRRIYPWGAAPDPNRANYLNSGDPFDNGTAPVAYYREGNRDGRSPYGVLDMAGNVWEWTQDEYDSAYYQRTPRDNPVNYEVKTHYLHIERVVRGGSWFSTAFLVRTTARDARKSNLQTDTLGFRCVVDR; encoded by the coding sequence ATGAAGACCATTACCCGCACAACCCTCTATCTCATCATCCTCTCTACCTTCTTGCCCGGATGCAAGGACAAACCCACTGCCCCGCCGGAAGAACCAGAGGCGCCACCGCACGTTGTATCGCAGACACAAACAGGCATCCAGATCACAACCCATGTGGGCACGACGCACACCCTCATTTTAATACCCGAAGGTCCGTTCGAAATGGGTGCCAACAACGGCATCCGCAACGAAGGCCCGGAACACACCGTCCATCTTAAAGCCTATTACATAGACCACACAGAAGTCAGCAATGCCCAATGGAATCCCTACGCCATTGCCGAGCGTCAACTGCCCAACTTTGACCCGCCTGAACATCCCGTTGTCAATATCAACTGGTTTCAAGCTGGCGAATACTGCGCATGGCTCGGCGGACGCCTGCCCACCGAAGCCGAATGGGAAAAAGCAGCGCGCGGAACCGACAGGCGCATCTATCCCTGGGGCGCTGCCCCGGACCCCAACCGCGCCAACTACCTCAACAGCGGCGACCCCTTTGACAACGGCACAGCACCTGTTGCATATTATCGGGAAGGCAATCGCGACGGGCGCAGCCCTTATGGCGTATTGGACATGGCTGGCAATGTTTGGGAATGGACACAAGACGAATACGATAGCGCGTACTATCAACGCACCCCGCGCGACAACCCCGTCAATTACGAAGTCAAAACCCATTACTTGCATATCGAACGCGTTGTACGCGGCGGGTCGTGGTTCAGCACGGCCTTCCTGGTACGCACAACCGCGCGCGACGCTCGAAAATCCAATCTTCAAACCGATACGCTTGGATTCAGGTGTGTGGTGGATCGGTAA
- a CDS encoding ABC transporter permease gives MFRNYLVIALRNLNRQKSFSAINILGLAIGLGTCFLIVLYIQDELSFDAWHAKGDRIYRVVRETRSGGQSDYLPFTSGALARTLARDFPEVEKAVRVITWSSVDVRLDEKKFELGLCVADPEMFEIFDFPFVRGNLETAFPNPNAIAITESAAKRLFGDEDPIGKTITAESNHHGGERTITAILKDVPLNSTLGFGEIDYFSTGGFTSPGAKIVWEDWIPTDGWRPVNTYFLLREGADPKALSAKFPELIDRYMGAEIARTNAYHLQPLNRIYLYSRQDYGLDWYGDIERVYQFGAIAVLVLAIGCINFTNLTTAQSARRAHEVGLRKVSGAYRSQLMGQFLGESVLTALVALVLALVAVKLVLPEFNAFFFKQIELNLLSDPFLVTSLIGIAVFVGLLAGVYPAFFLSAYEPTETLKGAFRAGSRGQWIRKGLVVVQFAISIILLASTGVIYRQLDYMRNKNLGFNVEHMVLMPIFVLDQETKSDPGQKLAARYATVKEAFRAHPNVLEVTAYRWWIGWGGGITRTIRAEGHEGTDWRMPLLEVDEDYLDVFQIELVEGRKFDPIAFPTDTSKAFIINETAVARLGWDDPVGKSFEWVDRVRNRKGTVIGVVQDFHYSSLHEKIGPVALTLRHQQFYNLGARVKAEGMEETLAFFEKTWKQFAPADQPFDYMMWDQQFEFMYYAEQRVQELTLLSSGMAILLACMGLFGLAAFTVEQRVKEIGVRKVLGASVSNIVILVCRTFAIMVLIANLFAWPVAYFAMRSWLDGFEYRTDLSWWIFMLSGAVALAIALFTVSFHALRAALSNPVEALRHE, from the coding sequence GTGTTTAGAAATTATCTGGTTATCGCACTGAGAAATCTCAATCGGCAAAAATCCTTTAGTGCAATTAATATTCTGGGGCTTGCCATTGGTCTGGGTACGTGTTTTTTGATCGTGCTCTATATTCAGGATGAGTTGAGTTTTGACGCCTGGCATGCAAAAGGAGATCGGATTTATCGCGTGGTCCGGGAGACCCGATCTGGGGGGCAATCGGATTATTTGCCATTTACGTCGGGCGCGCTGGCACGGACACTTGCGCGGGACTTTCCCGAGGTGGAAAAAGCCGTGCGCGTGATAACGTGGTCGTCCGTAGATGTGCGTTTGGACGAAAAAAAGTTTGAGCTGGGTCTCTGTGTTGCCGATCCCGAGATGTTTGAAATTTTCGATTTCCCATTTGTGCGCGGCAATCTCGAAACTGCATTTCCCAATCCCAATGCGATTGCCATAACAGAATCGGCGGCAAAGCGGTTGTTTGGAGACGAAGATCCGATTGGCAAGACCATCACCGCTGAGAGCAATCACCACGGAGGCGAGCGCACCATCACGGCAATATTAAAAGATGTGCCTCTCAATTCTACACTCGGCTTCGGTGAAATCGATTATTTTTCAACAGGCGGATTCACGTCCCCAGGTGCGAAAATTGTCTGGGAAGATTGGATCCCAACCGATGGTTGGCGTCCGGTCAATACGTATTTTCTGCTGCGAGAAGGGGCGGATCCAAAGGCACTGTCCGCAAAATTTCCCGAATTGATTGATCGCTATATGGGGGCAGAGATCGCACGCACAAATGCGTATCACCTCCAGCCTCTCAATCGCATTTATCTCTATTCGAGGCAGGATTACGGTCTGGATTGGTACGGCGATATTGAACGCGTTTATCAATTTGGTGCTATTGCAGTTCTGGTGCTTGCAATTGGATGTATCAATTTCACAAATTTGACCACGGCGCAATCGGCTCGCAGGGCACACGAGGTGGGTTTGCGAAAGGTGTCGGGAGCGTATCGCTCACAACTGATGGGTCAGTTTTTGGGCGAGTCTGTTCTCACGGCACTGGTCGCGCTTGTGCTCGCGCTTGTTGCCGTCAAACTCGTGCTTCCCGAGTTTAATGCCTTTTTCTTCAAGCAGATTGAGTTGAATTTGTTGAGCGATCCGTTTCTTGTAACTTCTTTGATTGGTATTGCCGTATTTGTCGGGCTGTTGGCTGGCGTTTATCCCGCATTTTTTCTTTCTGCGTATGAACCCACAGAAACGCTAAAGGGGGCGTTTCGCGCGGGTTCTCGGGGGCAGTGGATTCGGAAGGGGTTGGTGGTGGTGCAATTTGCGATTTCAATTATTTTGCTCGCGAGTACGGGCGTGATCTATCGGCAACTCGATTATATGAGAAACAAGAACCTGGGTTTTAATGTGGAGCATATGGTGCTTATGCCCATCTTTGTGCTTGATCAAGAAACAAAATCAGACCCGGGGCAAAAGCTCGCCGCCCGTTATGCCACGGTGAAAGAGGCTTTTCGCGCCCATCCGAATGTGCTTGAGGTGACGGCGTATCGCTGGTGGATTGGATGGGGCGGGGGTATTACCCGAACCATTCGGGCAGAGGGACACGAGGGCACGGACTGGCGCATGCCCCTTCTGGAGGTCGATGAAGATTATCTCGATGTGTTTCAAATCGAACTGGTAGAGGGACGCAAATTTGATCCGATTGCATTTCCCACAGATACGTCAAAGGCATTTATTATTAATGAAACGGCGGTGGCTCGGCTCGGTTGGGACGATCCTGTTGGCAAGTCTTTTGAGTGGGTTGATCGGGTGAGAAATCGGAAGGGGACGGTGATTGGCGTTGTGCAGGACTTTCACTACAGTTCGTTGCACGAAAAAATTGGTCCTGTTGCACTGACGCTTCGGCACCAGCAATTTTACAATCTGGGCGCGCGGGTCAAAGCCGAGGGCATGGAAGAGACGCTCGCTTTTTTTGAAAAGACATGGAAGCAGTTCGCTCCCGCAGATCAGCCATTTGACTATATGATGTGGGATCAGCAGTTTGAATTCATGTACTATGCAGAACAGCGGGTGCAGGAGCTGACATTGCTCTCTTCGGGGATGGCGATTTTGCTCGCGTGTATGGGGCTGTTTGGCCTTGCGGCATTTACGGTTGAGCAGCGGGTGAAAGAGATCGGGGTGCGAAAGGTTTTGGGTGCGAGTGTATCAAATATTGTGATTTTGGTTTGTAGGACATTTGCGATTATGGTTCTGATTGCAAATCTGTTTGCCTGGCCGGTTGCGTATTTTGCGATGCGAAGTTGGCTGGACGGCTTTGAATATCGCACGGATCTTTCGTGGTGGATATTTATGTTGAGTGGCGCGGTTGCCCTGGCGATTGCGTTGTTTACTGTGAGTTTCCACGCTCTTCGCGCGGCGTTGTCTAATCCAGTGGAAGCACTACGGCATGAGTAG
- a CDS encoding peroxiredoxin has translation MSLQLGDIAPDFTAETTEGTINFHEWLGDGWGILFSHPADFTPVCTTELGAMANIKDEFDKRGVKVLAISVDPLESHEGWISDINETQNATVNYPMIADPDRQVADLYEMIHPNADNTLTVRSVFVIGPDKTIKLMLTYPASTGRNFDEILRVVDSLQLTAKHSLATPVNWRPGEDVIISPTVTDEEADERFPGYTAVKPYLRVIQQPTE, from the coding sequence ATGTCATTGCAATTAGGCGATATTGCCCCCGACTTTACAGCAGAAACCACGGAAGGCACCATCAATTTTCACGAATGGTTGGGTGATGGCTGGGGCATTCTGTTCTCCCATCCGGCTGACTTTACGCCGGTATGCACCACCGAATTGGGTGCCATGGCGAATATCAAAGACGAATTTGACAAGCGCGGCGTCAAAGTCTTAGCCATCAGCGTTGATCCCCTCGAATCCCATGAAGGCTGGATTAGCGACATCAACGAAACGCAAAATGCAACCGTAAATTATCCCATGATCGCCGACCCCGACCGCCAGGTAGCCGACCTCTACGAAATGATCCATCCCAATGCAGATAACACCCTGACCGTGCGTTCGGTATTCGTAATCGGACCCGACAAAACAATCAAACTGATGCTCACCTACCCGGCATCTACGGGCCGCAACTTCGACGAAATCCTGCGCGTAGTCGATTCCCTGCAATTGACAGCCAAACACAGTTTGGCCACGCCAGTGAACTGGCGACCCGGCGAAGACGTGATCATCTCACCCACGGTTACAGACGAAGAAGCCGACGAGCGCTTCCCTGGATACACCGCTGTAAAACCCTATTTGCGCGTCATACAGCAACCCACCGAGTAA
- a CDS encoding glycoside hydrolase family 127 protein, translating to MATIHFDKLSMYDRIGEPVSLGIPFAQGRLTDSGQFGICNDGTDIAVQTDVTARWDDGSIKWLMAHFLADLPGNRAHDLTFATDGSITSPDLEQRTTVTHEGDIYTIDTGVLSVDVGCGTDLFKAIRVNDIEWFGANASFGIAGAEGGSYLANIDQITLLESGPVRSLVECAGKHVGDAGTLFDMRVLIEAWAGKPFLRLDYQFINREKVASVDVSEIALKFAASGAGDVRCATGEGYYRTDLTEGANARLLDAETIVFQSVEHVLDTFYGDFWADWCDAEKGVCVTPFQAHQNFPKGIAVGEDGIDLDIYPASQDTVKVLQGVAKTHRMQFYFHTSAMSLDDVVVQSLQFQYPDIGILPESWYREANVWENLFPTNKNWDIEASIINMADGRNQGLGMMHWGDGPDHGYTQQGRGKGELVWTNNEYDFPHAMFLLYAKTGERRFRDAACVAAQHWIDVDFCHYSDDPLKMGGQPIHTAGHVTGGVTPSHEWTEGLLDYYHMTGKREAREKAISIADNMIRHLESPKFSRAGGQQARETGWAMRGLIAVYIETREEKYLDACRRIAEQFIEWKEKWGAFLAPYTAHTLVRVPFMISIAVNALHRYYTATGDGRIPSLIVAEMGDLLDHCVMPDGRFFYKELPSLQRRAGGPREMEALCHAYEHSGDKRFLEQAERMMKSMRPGGSRSGKRIVKDLVGDTVLFDGSGPKSFASFYVPFMSSYKILSDEDCLT from the coding sequence GTGGCTACAATTCATTTTGACAAACTTTCGATGTACGACCGTATTGGCGAACCCGTTTCGCTCGGTATTCCATTTGCTCAGGGGCGGCTCACCGACTCTGGGCAATTTGGTATTTGTAATGATGGAACAGATATAGCGGTTCAGACCGATGTTACAGCGCGCTGGGACGATGGGTCGATCAAGTGGCTTATGGCGCATTTTCTGGCTGATCTTCCCGGCAACCGCGCACATGATCTCACTTTTGCGACTGATGGTAGTATTACTTCGCCTGATCTGGAACAGAGGACTACGGTGACGCACGAGGGAGATATCTATACCATTGATACGGGTGTTCTTTCTGTTGATGTTGGATGCGGGACAGATCTTTTTAAGGCGATTCGCGTAAATGATATTGAATGGTTTGGTGCAAATGCTTCTTTTGGTATAGCTGGTGCAGAAGGTGGATCGTATCTCGCCAATATTGACCAGATTACTCTTCTGGAGTCAGGTCCCGTGCGGAGTCTTGTCGAATGTGCAGGTAAACACGTTGGCGATGCGGGCACATTGTTCGATATGCGCGTTCTGATTGAGGCATGGGCGGGTAAACCTTTTCTTCGCCTGGATTATCAGTTTATCAATCGAGAGAAGGTTGCGAGTGTTGATGTGTCAGAGATTGCGCTGAAGTTCGCGGCATCGGGTGCGGGCGATGTGCGATGCGCTACTGGAGAGGGTTATTATCGCACCGATCTTACAGAGGGTGCGAATGCGCGTCTTCTGGATGCTGAGACGATTGTTTTTCAGTCTGTTGAACATGTGCTTGATACGTTTTACGGGGATTTCTGGGCAGACTGGTGCGATGCTGAGAAAGGCGTTTGTGTTACGCCTTTTCAAGCCCATCAAAATTTTCCCAAGGGGATTGCAGTTGGCGAAGATGGCATTGATCTGGATATTTATCCCGCGAGTCAGGATACTGTCAAGGTTTTGCAGGGCGTGGCGAAAACCCATCGCATGCAATTTTATTTTCACACTTCTGCGATGTCTCTGGACGATGTTGTTGTACAATCGCTCCAATTTCAATATCCAGATATCGGTATTCTGCCCGAGTCGTGGTATCGCGAAGCGAATGTTTGGGAGAATCTTTTTCCCACGAATAAAAATTGGGATATTGAAGCCAGTATTATCAATATGGCCGATGGGCGCAATCAGGGGCTTGGGATGATGCATTGGGGCGATGGTCCGGATCACGGGTACACGCAGCAGGGGCGCGGCAAAGGGGAGTTGGTGTGGACCAATAATGAATACGATTTTCCACATGCGATGTTTTTGCTCTATGCGAAGACGGGCGAACGCCGGTTTAGAGATGCGGCTTGTGTGGCTGCACAACACTGGATTGATGTGGATTTTTGCCATTATAGCGACGATCCACTCAAGATGGGTGGGCAACCCATTCACACGGCGGGGCATGTGACGGGCGGTGTAACGCCTTCGCACGAGTGGACCGAGGGGTTGCTGGATTATTATCACATGACCGGTAAACGGGAGGCTCGCGAAAAGGCGATTTCCATTGCGGATAATATGATCCGCCATCTCGAGTCGCCCAAATTTTCTCGCGCTGGAGGGCAGCAAGCCCGCGAGACTGGCTGGGCGATGCGCGGTTTGATTGCTGTGTACATTGAGACGAGGGAAGAAAAGTATCTCGATGCGTGTCGCAGAATTGCCGAGCAATTTATTGAGTGGAAAGAAAAGTGGGGGGCTTTTCTCGCGCCTTATACCGCGCATACGCTGGTGCGCGTTCCGTTTATGATTTCCATAGCGGTCAATGCGTTGCATCGGTATTATACCGCGACGGGAGATGGTCGTATTCCATCACTTATTGTGGCGGAGATGGGCGATTTGCTCGATCACTGTGTGATGCCCGATGGCCGCTTTTTTTACAAGGAATTGCCCAGTCTCCAGCGGCGCGCGGGCGGTCCTCGAGAAATGGAAGCGCTGTGTCATGCTTATGAGCACTCGGGCGATAAACGCTTTTTGGAACAGGCCGAGCGGATGATGAAATCCATGCGTCCGGGTGGTAGTCGCAGCGGCAAGCGGATTGTCAAAGATCTCGTTGGTGATACTGTGCTTTTCGATGGTTCGGGGCCCAAATCGTTTGCTTCTTTTTATGTGCCGTTTATGTCTTCGTACAAGATTTTGTCGGATGAGGATTGCCTGACTTGA
- a CDS encoding PP2C family protein-serine/threonine phosphatase, with protein sequence MAFDEIDETGLQQVNDSMKMLMGELNNFQDIARYVTPLPGEIPALDGVDIYGETIPLNGIVGGDHIVYVDFKKRYDLDARIEKARDRGQDYVVKKLEECRFKAGVAVADVSGHQITDALLAAMLHQAFLMGAIYEMDYYGNITAKLFENLNTRFYNSSSLSKFITMIYGEISQEGHFQFLSAGHPMPLVYSRKHKGIVEVSEERMIAFPPIGTLPSGRDIDRNINESVLGFKEEYELNEWDLMGAGDILILFTDGLVEHHRNGEFYAPHYLEQKLREVEDRTAKEIFYAIKEDLIAFNRPDDDISYVVIKRH encoded by the coding sequence ATGGCTTTTGATGAGATAGACGAAACGGGTCTCCAGCAAGTGAATGACTCCATGAAGATGCTCATGGGGGAGTTGAATAATTTTCAGGATATTGCCCGCTACGTCACACCATTGCCGGGGGAAATACCCGCGCTCGACGGTGTTGATATTTACGGTGAGACCATTCCGCTCAACGGTATTGTGGGTGGTGATCATATTGTGTATGTCGATTTTAAGAAGCGCTATGATCTCGATGCTCGTATAGAAAAAGCCCGTGACCGCGGGCAGGATTATGTTGTCAAAAAGCTGGAGGAATGTCGCTTTAAAGCTGGCGTGGCAGTAGCCGATGTTTCGGGGCACCAGATTACGGACGCGCTTCTCGCGGCGATGCTGCATCAAGCTTTTTTGATGGGTGCGATTTACGAGATGGATTATTACGGGAATATTACAGCCAAGTTGTTTGAAAATCTCAATACGCGGTTTTACAATTCGTCGAGTCTCAGCAAATTTATTACGATGATTTACGGTGAGATATCTCAGGAGGGACATTTCCAGTTTCTGTCGGCGGGACATCCCATGCCGCTGGTGTATTCGCGTAAGCACAAAGGGATTGTCGAAGTATCCGAAGAGAGGATGATCGCCTTTCCACCCATTGGTACGCTTCCCTCTGGACGCGATATCGATCGCAATATCAATGAGAGTGTGCTCGGTTTTAAGGAAGAGTACGAACTTAACGAATGGGATTTAATGGGCGCGGGCGATATTCTCATTCTTTTTACCGATGGTCTGGTTGAACACCACCGCAATGGCGAGTTTTACGCACCGCATTATCTCGAACAAAAACTCCGCGAGGTCGAAGACCGGACTGCCAAAGAAATTTTCTACGCGATCAAAGAGGACCTCATCGCGTTTAATAGACCGGATGACGATATCAGTTATGTTGTTATCAAGCGGCATTAA